One genomic segment of Cellulophaga sp. HaHaR_3_176 includes these proteins:
- a CDS encoding CvpA family protein: MNFLDIVLGLLLIWGLYKGLKNGLFVELASLVALIAGIYGTIHFSYIAGDYLSQNFDWDEKYMNIASFVITFIVIVLAIHYSARLLTKVADFAMLGVLNKIAGGVFGTLKVAVIIGAVLVFFDRLDNATNLVNEETKKESRLYEPVKEIGAFVFNAVLHTKNKE; encoded by the coding sequence ATGAATTTTTTAGACATTGTTTTGGGCTTATTGTTAATTTGGGGATTATACAAAGGGTTAAAAAATGGTTTATTTGTAGAATTAGCTTCTTTAGTAGCATTAATTGCTGGAATTTACGGAACAATCCATTTTTCGTACATCGCTGGTGATTATTTATCTCAAAATTTTGATTGGGATGAAAAGTACATGAATATAGCTTCGTTCGTTATTACATTTATTGTTATTGTTTTAGCCATCCATTATTCCGCAAGGCTTTTAACGAAAGTAGCAGACTTTGCTATGCTTGGGGTTTTAAATAAAATTGCCGGCGGTGTTTTTGGCACATTAAAGGTTGCGGTAATTATAGGTGCTGTTTTGGTGTTTTTTGACAGACTAGATAATGCTACAAATTTAGTTAATGAAGAAACTAAAAAAGAATCTAGACTTTATGAGCCTGTAAAAGAAATAGGAGCTTTCGTTTTTAATGCCGTATTACACACAAAAAATAAAGAATAA
- the pbpC gene encoding penicillin-binding protein 1C — translation MKEKILQFLKNNLKKTIAIAVLLVAYYLCLPKILFTAPTATVVESKQGVLLGAKIADDGQWRFPVVDSVPIKFKTCLLNFEDAYFYKHPGFNPVSMIKAIGANYKAGKTVRGGSTITQQVIRLSRENQKRSYGEKLIELILATRLEFRYSKDDILKLYASHAPFGGNVVGLEVAAWRYFGLLPHQLSWAESATLAVLPNAPSLIYPGKNQEKLLTKRNRLLKKILEEKIIDKTTYELALLEGLPNKPYALPRLAPHFIQLVSKTKKGERVKATLDHNIQQNANVILKRHYQSLKQNQVYNAAVLVLDVKTRNVLAYVGNTPTDGLHEKDVDMVQANRSTGSVIKPLLYTAMLDAGELLPDMLVPDIPTQIAGYTPENFNENYSGAIEAKKALARSLNIPAVRLLQSYGLQKFRDQLDNFDLKGINKSADHYGLTLILGGAESNLWDLCKTYANLASTVNHFNTTSSEYYSNEFTQPIWNAIEKVEFGKKTTNAIQFDAASIYLTFEAMKDVNRPEGSESWEFYDSSKKIAWKTGTSFGNKDAWAIGTTTDYVVGVWVGNADGEGRPNVTGVSSAAPILFDVFDVLPKSDWFLKPLDEFAEVNVCADSGYLASENCPTNTIDIPNKRNYVEVCSYHKTIQLDQNKQFRVNSSCEDLSKTTTEPWFVLPPILEYYYKKTHPTYKSLPSYRSDCVPVHVATMQFIYPRDRSKIMLAKNFEGKRNELILKLAHAKPETKVFWYLDTTFIKETKDFHEIGLLPDVGSHIISVVDELGNEASITITIE, via the coding sequence GTGAAAGAAAAAATTCTCCAATTTTTAAAAAACAACCTCAAAAAAACTATAGCAATAGCTGTGTTGTTAGTGGCATATTATTTATGCTTACCAAAAATTCTTTTTACAGCTCCTACAGCAACTGTAGTAGAGAGTAAGCAGGGTGTTTTGTTGGGGGCTAAAATTGCCGATGATGGGCAGTGGCGTTTTCCAGTAGTAGACAGTGTGCCCATAAAATTCAAAACTTGTTTACTAAATTTTGAAGATGCTTATTTTTATAAGCATCCTGGTTTTAATCCAGTTTCAATGATAAAGGCTATTGGAGCTAATTACAAAGCAGGCAAAACAGTTAGGGGAGGAAGTACTATTACGCAACAAGTAATAAGATTATCAAGAGAAAATCAAAAAAGATCTTACGGAGAAAAGCTTATAGAATTAATTTTAGCAACTAGGTTAGAGTTTAGGTATTCAAAAGATGATATTTTAAAATTATATGCCAGTCATGCTCCTTTTGGGGGTAATGTGGTAGGCTTAGAAGTTGCGGCATGGCGTTATTTTGGATTACTACCACATCAACTTTCATGGGCAGAGTCGGCTACTTTAGCTGTATTACCTAATGCTCCTAGCCTTATTTATCCTGGTAAAAATCAAGAAAAACTTCTAACTAAAAGAAATCGATTATTAAAAAAAATATTAGAAGAAAAAATAATTGACAAAACGACTTACGAATTGGCTTTATTAGAAGGTTTACCTAACAAACCTTATGCTTTACCAAGGTTAGCACCCCATTTTATTCAGTTAGTCTCTAAAACTAAAAAAGGAGAGCGTGTAAAAGCTACTTTAGATCATAATATACAACAGAATGCTAATGTAATTTTAAAGCGCCACTACCAATCTTTAAAACAAAATCAGGTCTATAATGCAGCTGTTTTAGTTTTAGATGTTAAAACCAGAAATGTATTAGCCTATGTTGGTAATACACCAACAGACGGTTTACATGAAAAAGATGTAGATATGGTACAGGCAAATAGGAGTACTGGTAGTGTTATAAAACCATTGTTATATACAGCGATGCTTGATGCTGGTGAATTATTACCAGACATGCTTGTACCTGATATTCCAACTCAAATAGCAGGATACACGCCTGAAAATTTTAATGAAAACTATAGTGGAGCCATTGAGGCTAAAAAAGCATTGGCACGATCTTTAAATATACCAGCTGTTAGGCTTTTACAATCTTACGGGCTTCAAAAATTTAGAGACCAATTAGATAATTTTGATTTAAAAGGAATTAATAAATCTGCAGATCATTACGGACTTACTTTAATTTTAGGAGGAGCGGAAAGTAACCTTTGGGATTTGTGTAAAACCTATGCCAATTTAGCATCTACCGTTAACCACTTCAACACAACCTCGAGCGAGTATTATAGTAATGAATTTACACAACCAATTTGGAATGCTATTGAAAAGGTTGAATTTGGTAAAAAAACGACTAATGCAATACAATTTGATGCTGCCAGTATTTATTTGACTTTTGAAGCAATGAAAGATGTAAATAGGCCAGAGGGAAGCGAATCTTGGGAATTTTATGATTCTAGCAAAAAAATTGCATGGAAAACAGGAACAAGTTTTGGAAATAAAGATGCTTGGGCAATAGGGACTACGACTGATTATGTAGTTGGTGTTTGGGTAGGTAATGCAGATGGAGAAGGAAGGCCAAACGTTACTGGAGTTTCTAGTGCAGCACCCATTTTATTTGATGTGTTTGATGTTTTACCAAAATCAGATTGGTTTCTAAAACCTTTAGACGAGTTTGCTGAGGTTAATGTGTGTGCTGATAGTGGTTATTTAGCATCTGAAAATTGTCCAACAAATACTATTGATATTCCTAATAAAAGAAATTATGTAGAAGTTTGCTCATACCATAAAACAATTCAATTAGATCAAAATAAGCAATTTAGAGTTAACTCTTCTTGTGAAGATTTATCTAAAACAACTACAGAGCCTTGGTTTGTATTGCCACCAATTCTTGAGTACTATTATAAAAAAACACATCCGACATACAAATCGTTACCTTCTTACAGGTCAGATTGTGTCCCTGTACATGTAGCTACAATGCAATTTATTTACCCGAGAGATAGGAGTAAAATAATGCTTGCTAAAAACTTTGAAGGTAAAAGAAATGAGTTGATTCTAAAATTAGCTCATGCAAAACCAGAAACTAAAGTGTTTTGGTATTTAGATACTACTTTTATAAAAGAAACAAAGGATTTTCATGAAATTGGACTCTTGCCAGATGTAGGAAGTCATATAATTTCTGTTGTAGACGAATTGGGTAACGAAGCAAGTATTACAATTACTATAGAATAA
- a CDS encoding antibiotic biosynthesis monooxygenase, which translates to MEKPYYAVIFTSTRTSGDHGYGEMAEEMERLAKNQSGFLGIESARESVGITVSYWTSLAAIADWKTNADHLFAQRKGVTDWYKWYKVRICLVEREYEFEK; encoded by the coding sequence ATGGAAAAACCATACTATGCAGTAATATTTACATCAACAAGAACCAGTGGTGATCATGGATATGGCGAAATGGCTGAAGAAATGGAAAGGCTAGCAAAAAATCAATCTGGGTTTTTAGGAATAGAAAGTGCCAGAGAATCTGTTGGTATAACTGTTAGTTATTGGACCAGTTTAGCTGCGATTGCTGATTGGAAGACAAATGCAGACCATTTATTTGCACAAAGAAAAGGTGTTACAGATTGGTATAAATGGTATAAAGTACGCATTTGTTTAGTGGAGAGAGAGTATGAATTTGAGAAGTAA